From Mya arenaria isolate MELC-2E11 chromosome 12, ASM2691426v1, the proteins below share one genomic window:
- the LOC128210827 gene encoding low-density lipoprotein receptor-related protein 4-like: MIDINFLTNGKEVDVIDLQDVSYKATLSMIISVTDIAVLDITTQAKFYGPCDEANGDCEHICIPIGRNRVCQCEYGFTLEANKETCSSLPLLNDFIFVADWTHSNIYQVSLVNGGAQGLDSDMIQKPTGIEYNHLTGKVIWGDTGDYLLQQANLDGTGYEVLVDVGMYHAHPDRMAID, translated from the exons ATGATTGATATCAACTTCTTAACAAACGGGAAGGAAGTTGACGTTATAGACTTGCAGGATGTATCGTACAAAGCGACACTTTCGATGATTATAAGTGTTACTGACATTGCTGTACTGGACATCACTACACAAGCAAAATTCTACG GACCATGCGATGAAGCAAACGGTGATTGTGAACACATTTGTATTCCGATCGGGAGGAATCGCGTTTGTCAGTGTGAATACGGCTTCACCCTTGAGGCAAATAAGGAAACATGCTCCTCAC TGCCTCTACTAAACGACTTCATATTCGTAGCTGATTGGACACACAGcaatatataccaagtttcccTGGTGAATGGTGGGGCTCAAGGTTTAGACTCTGATATGATACAGAAACCGACTGGAATAGAGTATAACCATCTGACCGGGAAGGTGATCTGGGGAGATACAGGCGACTATCTCTTACAACAAGCCAACCTAGATGGTACCGGTTATGAGGTTTTGGTTGATGTAG gaATGTACCACGCCCATCCCGACCGAATGGCGATTGACTAA
- the LOC128210826 gene encoding uncharacterized protein LOC128210826: MSSKKHEYREAKTVFVTDGNSDRIYACTFSGSCSVFHEDPGMQLMDIKLLDDNMFYSAWNKVYITRINIHTKEVVKFAENAELGRLGTIAVYSSSSAVPVTSSCSPNKGRANCSTLCLPSSIGYTCACADGVSLLPDGKTCSNVATSTTTTTLTTPTTTTTQTTSKTTTTVLTTTTTASTYTSRTTTSSLPRSDSTSRTTTSSLPRSDSTSRTTTSSLPRSDSTSRTTTRFPPRSDSTSRTTTSLPPRSDSTSRTTTSSLPRSDSTSRTTTSSLPRSNSTSRITTSLPPRSSTSLQGSPTAIVNVASMIPYIGVGAGGALVLIVAVVIVCAIIPVYGSLIINR, encoded by the exons ATGAGCTCCAAGAAACATGAGTACCGAGAAG CCAAGACCGTGTTTGTAACGGACGGAAATTCTGACCGGATTTACGCCTGCACGTTCAGTGGCTCGTGCTCTGTGTTTCACGAGGATCCCGGGATGCAACTCATGGACATCAAACTGTTAGACGACAACATGTTTTACTCCGCGTGGAATAAAGT GTACATTACACGAATAAATATCCACACTAAGGAGGTTGTAAAGTTTGCTGAAAACGCCGAACTTGGAAGATTGGGGACCATCGCAGTGTACAGTTCTTCTTCGGCTGTACCAG TGACCAGTTCTTGCAGCCCAAACAAAGGCAGGGCTAATTGCAGCACACTTTGTCTCCCAAGCTCTATTGGATATACGTGCGCATGCGCAGATGGCGTGTCCTTATTACCAGATGGGAAGACGTGCTCGAATG TCGCCACTTCAACGACAACAACGACGTTAACTACACCGACAACAACTACGACacaaacaacatcaaaaacTACAACAACTGTCCTAACAACGACAACGACAGCTTCTACCTACACATCAAGAACAACAACTAGTTCTCTGCCACGGTCCGACTCCACATCAAGAACAACAACTAGTTCTCTGCCACGGTCCGACTCCACATCAAGAACAACAACTAGTTCTCTGCCACGGTCCGACTCCACATCGAGAACAACAACTAGATTTCCGCCACGGTCCGACTCCACATCAAGGACAACAACTAGTTTACCGCCAAGGTCCGACTCCACATCAAGAACAACAACTAGTTCATTGCCACGGTCCGACTCAACATCAAGAACAACAACTAGTTCATTGCCACGGTCCAACTCCACATCAAGAATAACAACTAGTTTACCACCACGGTCCAGTACGAGCTTGCAGGGATCGCCTACTGCCATTGTGAATGTTGCCTCCATGATTCCATATATTGGCGTTGGTGCTGGGGGTGCCCTTGTACTCATCGTTGCCGTCGTCATCGTCTGTGCTATCATTCCTGTGTACGGAAGCCTTATCATAAATCGATGA